In Balaenoptera acutorostrata chromosome 19, mBalAcu1.1, whole genome shotgun sequence, the following proteins share a genomic window:
- the DMRTC2 gene encoding doublesex- and mab-3-related transcription factor C2, translating to MEPSEMPAVHPCPSDSATGGETRAPQGMELIPRRAVSRSPTCARCRGHGITAHLKGHKRLCLFQACECHKCVLILERRRVMAAQVALRRQEEAQLKRHLAQGLMRGAAPPNAPSRVKKGVTPPGVHPGKENIAPQPQTPHRAVPLALTPPEKNSRGPLLLSCRPEALPLPWTPVPPGPWAAGCWLPPGLSVPTPVVCRLLCREPAVPLHPFPGFDPGTALWLPTHGPLPACTGSRAILMAPLSGESQGPSTLPHTCSTLILQPCDTPDPLLLQPQAPGASHLARTSDPSEWQLQWEAAEALVGLKDSLQAPRLTPSGPSSRAWISVLHTCGPPAPAEEKGFQPVVPSL from the exons ATGGAACCCAGTGAAATGCCTGCTGtccacccctgcccctcagacTCTGCCACGGGGGGTGAGACTAGAGCCCCCCAGGGCATGGAGCTCATCCCCAGGAGAGCTGTCAGTCGCTCTCCAACCTGCGCCCGCTGCCGCGGTCACGGTATCACTGCCCACCTCAAGGGCCACAAGCGCCTCTGCCTCTTTCAGGCTTGCGAGTGTCACAAATGTGTCCTCATCTT GGAGCGCCGAAGAGTCATGGCTGCCCAGGTGGCCTTGCGTAGGCAGGAGGAGGCGCAGCTAAAGCGGCACCTGGCTCAGGGACTGATGAGAGGGGCGGCTCCTCCCAACGCTCCCAGCCGTGTCAAGAAGGGAGTCACTCCACCAGGGGTCCACC CTGGAAAGGAGAACATAGCACCCCAGCCTCAGACTCCCCACAGGGCAGTCCCACTGGCACTGACCCCCCCTGAGAAG AACTCCCGGGGGCCCCTGCTGCTCAGCTGTCGCCCAGAAGCCTTGCCTTTGCCCTGGACTCCAGTGCCTCCAGGCCCTTGGGCCGCTGGATGCTGGCTGCCTCCAGGCCTTTCCGTGCCAACCCCAGTGGTGTGCCGCTTGCTATGCCGAGAACCTGCTGTCCCTCTGCATCCTTTCCCTG GCTTTGACCCTGGCACTGCCCTCTGGCTGCCCACTCATGGGCCCCTCCCAGCCTGCACAGGATCCCGCGCAATACTGATGGCTCCTCTTTCTGGAGAATCCCAAGGGCCCTCTACCCTGCCCCACAC ATGCTCGACTCTGATACTTCAGCCCTGTGACACCCCAGACCCCCTTCTGCTGCAGCCACAG GCCCCCGGAGCCTCTCACCTGGCCCGGACCTCTGACCCCTCAGAGTGGCAGCTGCAGTGGGAGGCAGCCGAGGCTCTTGTGGGACTGAAAGATTCACTTCAGGCTCCCCGCCTGACCCCTTCTGGTCCTTCCAGCCGTGCCTGGATTTCCGTGCTCCACACCTGTGGCCCACCAg CTCCTGCTGAAGAAAAAGGATTCCAGCCTGTTGTCCCCTCTCTCTGA
- the LYPD4 gene encoding ly6/PLAUR domain-containing protein 4 isoform X1 has protein sequence MGPQHLSPVQLLCLLGAISTLPRAGALLCYEATSSLFRAVGLHNWQWLLMRSMVCKLNEGCEETLVFIETGTKRGIVGFKGCSPASSYPPQVSYLVSPPGLSIASYSRVCRTYLCNNLTNMDHFVKLKAKAPKTVASSSRSCPTCVGEHSKDCLPSFVTTEACPDNATECYSSTLKFQAGALNTTFLLMGCAREYTDILAHFHHIGSIRVTEVINILEKAQFAGAEPSSGRPARGILLGLLFAFRD, from the exons ATGGGACCTCAGCATTTGAGCCCTGTGCAGCTGCTCTGTCTCCTAGGGGCCATTTCTACTCTGCCTC GGGCTGGAGCTCTTTTGTGTTATGAAGCAACATCTTCACTCTTCAGAGCTGTTGGTCTCCATAACTGGCAATGGCTTCTGATGAGGAGCATGGTGTGTAAACTGAATGAGGGCTGTGAGGAGACGCTGGTGTTCATCGAGACAG GGACCAAAAGGGGAATTGTGGGTTTTAAAGGCTGCAGCCCAGCTTCATCTTACCCCCCACAAGTCTCCTACCTCGTTTCACCGCCCGGATTGTCCATTGCCTCCTATAGCCGCGTCTGCCGGACATACCTCTGCAATAACCTCACCAACATGGATCATTTTGTGAAACTCAAGGCCAAGGCTCCTAAGACTGTAGCATCTTCTTCCCGTAGTTGCCCAACCTGTGTGGGCGAGCACTCTAAGGACTGCCTCCCAAGTTTTGTCACCACCGAGGCTTGCCCCGACAATGCCACTGAGTGTTACAGTTCCACCTTAAAATTTCAGGCAG GGGCTCTCAATACCACCTTCCTCCTCATGGGCTGTGCTCGTGAATACACCGATATTTTAGCCCACTTTCACCATATTGGCAGCATCAGAGTGACTGAGGTCATCAACATCTTAGAGAAGGCCCAGTTTGCTGGTGCAGAGCCCTCTAGTGGGAGACCTGCTCGGGGCATCCTCTTAGGCCTCCTGTTTGCCTTCAGGGACTGA
- the LYPD4 gene encoding ly6/PLAUR domain-containing protein 4 isoform X2, with protein MGPQHLSPVQLLCLLGAISTLPRMSCGRSPIFCSAGTKRGIVGFKGCSPASSYPPQVSYLVSPPGLSIASYSRVCRTYLCNNLTNMDHFVKLKAKAPKTVASSSRSCPTCVGEHSKDCLPSFVTTEACPDNATECYSSTLKFQAGALNTTFLLMGCAREYTDILAHFHHIGSIRVTEVINILEKAQFAGAEPSSGRPARGILLGLLFAFRD; from the exons ATGGGACCTCAGCATTTGAGCCCTGTGCAGCTGCTCTGTCTCCTAGGGGCCATTTCTACTCTGCCTCGTATGTCCTGTGGG CGCTCTCCAATCTTCTGCTCCGCAGGGACCAAAAGGGGAATTGTGGGTTTTAAAGGCTGCAGCCCAGCTTCATCTTACCCCCCACAAGTCTCCTACCTCGTTTCACCGCCCGGATTGTCCATTGCCTCCTATAGCCGCGTCTGCCGGACATACCTCTGCAATAACCTCACCAACATGGATCATTTTGTGAAACTCAAGGCCAAGGCTCCTAAGACTGTAGCATCTTCTTCCCGTAGTTGCCCAACCTGTGTGGGCGAGCACTCTAAGGACTGCCTCCCAAGTTTTGTCACCACCGAGGCTTGCCCCGACAATGCCACTGAGTGTTACAGTTCCACCTTAAAATTTCAGGCAG GGGCTCTCAATACCACCTTCCTCCTCATGGGCTGTGCTCGTGAATACACCGATATTTTAGCCCACTTTCACCATATTGGCAGCATCAGAGTGACTGAGGTCATCAACATCTTAGAGAAGGCCCAGTTTGCTGGTGCAGAGCCCTCTAGTGGGAGACCTGCTCGGGGCATCCTCTTAGGCCTCCTGTTTGCCTTCAGGGACTGA